In Juglans microcarpa x Juglans regia isolate MS1-56 chromosome 8D, Jm3101_v1.0, whole genome shotgun sequence, the following are encoded in one genomic region:
- the LOC121243277 gene encoding isocitrate dehydrogenase [NADP]-like, with protein MAFEKIKVANPIVEMDGDEMTRVFWKSIKDKLIFPFVELDIKYFDLGLANRDATNDRVTVESAQATLMYNVAIKCATITPDETRVKEFNLKQMWKSPNGTIRNILNGTVFREPIMCKNIPRLVPGWTKPICIGRHAFGDQYRATDTVIQGSGKLKLVFVPDGHYEKKEFEVFNFTGAGGVALSMYNTDESIRAFAEASMNTAYLKRWPLYLSTKNTILKKYDGRFKDIFQEIYETQWKSKFEAAGIWYEHRLIDDMVAYALKSEGGYVWACKNYDGDVQSDFLAQGFGSLGLMTSVLVCPDGKTIEAEAAHGTVTRHFRVHQRGGETSTNSIASIFAWTRGLAHRAKLDGNSRLSDFTEKLEAACIGTVESGKMTKDLALPIHGPKVARSLYLNTEQFIDAVAEELRARLFAKAKL; from the exons atggcTTTCGAGAAGATAAAGGTGGCTAACCCCATCGTTGAAATGGACG GAGATGAAATGACTCGAGTCTTTTGGAAATCCATCAAAGATAAG CTTATATTTCCCTTTGTGGAGTTGGATATCAAGTACTTTGATCTTGGCCTCGCTAATCGTGATGCAACAAATGATAGAGTCACAGTTGAAAGTGCTCAAGCTACTCTTAT GTATAATGTAGCAATAAAGTGTGCAACTATAACACCGG ATGAAACTCGTGTCAAGGAGTTCAACTTGAAACAAATGTGGAAGAGTCCAAATGGGACAATTCGGAACATTTTAAATG GCACTGTTTTTAGAGAACCAATCATGTGCAAAAACATCCCCCGACTTGTCCCAg GTTGGACCAAGCCAATATGCATTGGAAGACATGCTTTTGGTGATCAGTACCGAGCAACTGATACTGTTATACAGGGATCTGGAAAGCTTAAATTGGTTTTTG TACCTGATGGACATTATGAGAAGAAAGAGTTCGAAGTTTTCAACTTTACTGGTGCTGGAGGTGTAGCTCTATCCATGTACAACACCGATGAG TCCATTCGTGCTTTCGCTGAGGCTTCAATGAACACTGCATACCTAAAGAGGTGGCCACTTTATCTTAGCACCAAAAACACCATTCTTAAGAAATATGATGGAAG ATTCAAGGACATATTTCAGGAAATTTATGAAACCCAATGGAAGTCTAAGTTTGAGGCTGCAGGGATATG GTATGAACACCGTCTAATAGATGATATGGTAGCATATGCTCTTAAAAGTGAAGGAGGCTATGTCTGGGCATGCAAAAATTATGATGGGGATGTGCAGAGTGATTTCTTAGCCCAAG GATTCGGATCTCTTGGGCTGATGACTTCAGTACTG GTTTGCCCAGATGGAAAGACCATTGAAGCTGAAGCAGCCCATGGGACTGTAACCCGCCATTTCCGGGTTCATCAGAGAGGAGGTGAAACCAGCACAAACAGCATAGCATCAATCTTTGCTTGGACACGGGGTCTTGCACACAG GGCAAAGTTGGATGGCAATTCCAGACTTTCGGATTTTACTGAGAAGCTGGAAGCAGCATGTATTGGAACTGTCGAATCTGGGAAGATGACTAAGGATCTTGCACTTCCTATTCATGGGCCCAA GGTCGCCAGGTCTCTGTATCTGAATACAGAACAGTTCATTGATGCTGTAGCAGAGGAGCTGAGAGCAAGATTATTTGCGAAAGCAAAGTTGTAG